One Candidatus Hydrogenedentota bacterium DNA segment encodes these proteins:
- a CDS encoding DUF1295 domain-containing protein — protein sequence YRYRAMRARGGPRWPWVNLVTVHWLQATILWFVSLPLLIGLRSTGPVSMPLVWLGVAVWAVGFYFEARGDWDLARFRADPANRGKVLDTGVWRYTRHPNYFGDAAVWWGLYLVATAAGAALTLASPVVMTLLLLKVSGVALLEKKLVDTKPQYREYVRRTSAFLPRPPKP from the coding sequence TACCGCTACCGCGCCATGCGGGCTCGTGGGGGGCCCCGGTGGCCCTGGGTCAACCTGGTGACCGTGCACTGGCTCCAGGCGACGATCCTGTGGTTCGTCTCCCTCCCGCTCCTGATCGGGCTTCGGTCGACTGGCCCCGTTTCCATGCCCCTGGTCTGGCTCGGCGTGGCGGTCTGGGCAGTCGGGTTCTACTTCGAAGCTCGGGGCGACTGGGACCTGGCCCGGTTCCGGGCCGACCCCGCCAACCGGGGCAAGGTCCTCGATACCGGCGTCTGGCGCTACACCCGCCACCCGAACTACTTCGGCGACGCGGCCGTCTGGTGGGGCCTCTACCTCGTGGCGACCGCCGCGGGGGCCGCCCTTACCCTGGCGAGCCCGGTGGTCATGACCCTGCTCCTGCTCAAGGTGTCGGGCGTGGCCTTGCTCGAGAAGAAGCTGGTCGACACCAAGCCGCAGTACCGGGAGTACGTCCGCCGGACCAGCGCCTTCCTCCCGCGCCCCCCGAAGCCATGA